Proteins co-encoded in one Dryobates pubescens isolate bDryPub1 chromosome 4, bDryPub1.pri, whole genome shotgun sequence genomic window:
- the NDE1 gene encoding nuclear distribution protein nudE homolog 1, with the protein MEDSEGHHFSSVEEEARYWKEMAMKYKQHAENTQEELQEFQEGSREYEAELETQLQQTESRNRDLLSENNRLRMELESIKEKIEMEHSERYRQISALEDDLAQTKAIKDQLQKYIRELEQANDDLERAKRATIMSLEDFEQRLNQAIERNAFLESELDEKENLLESVQRLKDEARDLRQELAVQQKQEKPKTPKRAALETERTDTAVQASLSVPATPSVHRTPNINRHTPMTLRRGLEDSYSATPLTPAARISALNIVGDLLRKVGALESKLASCRNFVYDQSPNRATVSMSMNRDVLETRLSPHQPLCDTGLMRRLEFGTQPSNVPGPMSHPSQSVVKMLL; encoded by the exons ATGGAAGATTCGGAAGGGCATCATTTCAGCTCAGTGGAAGAGGAAGCCAGATACTGGAAAGAGATGGCTATGAAATACAAGCAGCA TGCTGAGAACACACAGGAGGAACTGCAGGAGTTCCAAGAAGGGAGTCGAGAGTATGAAGCTGAACTGGAGACTCAGCTACAGCAAACAGAGTCCAGAAACAGAGACCTCCTGTCAGAAAACAATCGTCTGAGAATGGAGCTGGAGTCAATCAAA GAAAAGATTGAAATGGAGCATTCAGAAAGATACCGGCAGATCTCTGCGCTGGAAGATGACTTGGCACAGACAAAAGCTATTAAGGATCAACTTCAGAAATACATTCGAGAACTCGAGCAAGCAAATGATGACTTGGAAAGAGCAAAAAG AGCCACTATAATGTCCCTGGAAGATTTTGAGCAGCGTTTGAACCAGGCTATTGAACGAAATGCTTTTCTGGAGAGTGAGCTGGATGAGAAGGAGAACCTTCTGGAGTCTGTGCAGCGCCTGAAAGATGAAGCTAGAG ATCTACGACAAGAGCTTGCAGTGCAGCAGAAACAGgagaaacccaaaacaccaaagcGAGCTGCCCTGGAAACAGAGAGAACAGACACTGCAGTTCAAGCATCCTTATCTGTGCCTGCGACTCCCTCCGTGCACCGGACACCCAACATTAACAGACACACGCCTATGACACTTAGGAGAG GTCTCGAGGACAGTTACAGTGCCACTCCTCTCACACCTGCTGCAAGAATATCTGCACTTAACATTGTGGGAGACTTGCTGCGAAAAGTGGGA GCTTTGGAGTCCAAACTTGCATCTTGCCGAAACTTTGTGTATGACCAGTCTCCAAACAGAGCCACCGTGTCCATGAGTATGAACAGAGATGTCCTTGAAACACGCCTGAGCCCTCACCAGCCTCTGTGTGATACGGG GTTAATGAGACGCCTGGAGTTTGGGACACAGCCTTCAAATGTTCCAGGACCAATGAGCCATCCCTCACAAAGCGTTGTCAAGATGCTGCTATGA